Proteins found in one Terriglobia bacterium genomic segment:
- a CDS encoding integrase core domain-containing protein, with product SDHRNAHLSLWLRHYNFHRPHASLNNAPPISRSPLPGYNLLTHHR from the coding sequence CTTCTGATCACCGCAACGCTCACCTGTCTCTCTGGCTTCGTCACTACAACTTCCACCGCCCACATGCTAGCCTCAATAACGCTCCGCCAATCTCCCGCTCCCCGCTTCCGGGGTACAACCTCCTGACACACCACAGATAA
- a CDS encoding response regulator yields MTRRILLADDELAILLTLKAILEMNGFEVETAASAREAIQKLDMGRFDMIITDMRMETETAGYDVIRAARKQEYDPATAILTAYPALGSDWKNSGAQSLLVKPMNTQELLRQIEALLISHQDHKVKDGRKVANIENGKKSDSVKRAV; encoded by the coding sequence ATGACACGCCGCATCCTTCTCGCTGACGATGAATTGGCGATTCTACTGACACTGAAAGCTATCCTCGAGATGAACGGTTTTGAGGTCGAAACCGCGGCCTCGGCGCGCGAGGCCATCCAAAAGCTCGATATGGGTCGCTTCGACATGATCATCACCGACATGCGCATGGAGACCGAGACTGCCGGTTATGACGTGATCCGCGCCGCACGCAAGCAGGAGTACGATCCCGCCACGGCGATCCTCACCGCGTATCCCGCGCTGGGCAGCGACTGGAAGAATTCCGGCGCGCAGTCTCTCCTGGTGAAGCCGATGAACACCCAGGAACTGCTTCGGCAAATCGAGGCGCTCCTGATCTCGCACCAGGATCACAAGGTGAAGGACGGTCGCAAGGTCGCGAACATCGAGAACGGAAAGAAGAGCGACTCCGTCAAGCGTGCGGTTTAG